In Candidatus Margulisiibacteriota bacterium, the genomic stretch CCAAAACATACACCGGCACATCTTTGATGTCGCTGATCGGCGGAATTTTAGAAAACTCGATAAACAACACCAAGTCTTTTTCCCGTGTCTGGCGCAGCATAAAATTTTTGAGCGGCAGCAGACCGTTTTCCAGGGCTTTTTGCTGGGAAATCGTGCCGTTATTGTAAGGCTGCACCGCCGTAGTATTGATCTCCTGCCAGACTGGCGTCATCACGTACATGGTCAAAAAAAGCGCCACGGAGACAATGACGGCCGAGGGCGGCGTCTGCTGCGTGCCGATAGCGGAGCGCACAAAACCCAGCACGATCACAATGCGCAAAAAGGAAGTCGTGGTCATCAATAAAAAAGGCAGCAAAGAGATCAGCGCCAGCGAAAGCAGCAACGTAATGTTTTGGCTGAACTGCACCGTGCCGGTCACTTGATTGAGGTCGAAAGTCAGCGGCGTAACCGCCGGCGCGGCGGACAGCACAGACAGCAGCGGCGCCCAAAACCAAAATTTTTTATTTTTTAACATGTCTTTTTCCCGGCCGCGTAACTTTGGCTGATCTTAGCAGATCTTTTTTGGGCGCTAAGTCCGCCAGATAAGCGGCAAAATTCTTTTTAAGCGGCGCGCTGTATTGCAATTGGCCGGCCGGTAGGTCGTAGCAGGCTGTTTGTTTATTGCTGACCAGCAGGAGTTTATGCGCGCCCTTGATCTCCAGCACATAGGCGGCCGTGCCCGGCTCAATAACCAGCCGCTCTTTTAAAACCAGATTGGCTTCGGGAGAAATACGGCCGCCGTTGACGCGCGGCAGCAAATATTTGTACCAGTAATAAGTGAAGATCAGCAGGAGAATAATTATCGCCAGTGACTTGAGCAGGGAGCGCAGATAAGCGCCGGAAGAGCTAACGTATAGCGGCGCGGCCACTTCCTCAGCAGCGGTTGCCGTCGCCAGCAGGAAAATCAAAACCCGCAGCATTTAACGGCTGATGACTTTGGTTACTTTCACTCCGTAGTTTTCACCAACAGCCACGATCTCCCCCTGAGCGATAAGTTGCGAATTGACCATGATCTCTACCGTCTCGCCAGCTTTTTTGGCCAGCTCAATCACGTCGCCCTTAGACAACTGCAAAAGTT encodes the following:
- the fliP gene encoding flagellar type III secretion system pore protein FliP (The bacterial flagellar biogenesis protein FliP forms a type III secretion system (T3SS)-type pore required for flagellar assembly.); the encoded protein is MLKNKKFWFWAPLLSVLSAAPAVTPLTFDLNQVTGTVQFSQNITLLLSLALISLLPFLLMTTTSFLRIVIVLGFVRSAIGTQQTPPSAVIVSVALFLTMYVMTPVWQEINTTAVQPYNNGTISQQKALENGLLPLKNFMLRQTREKDLVLFIEFSKIPPISDIKDVPVYVLVPAFILSELTTAFKIAFVIFAPFIVVDMVVSNVLLSLGMFMLSPVMISLPFKILLFVLADGWFLITRGLVQSFT